A stretch of DNA from Kangiella sediminilitoris:
ACAGGGTACGACTCTACTGATCAGTCATATGCCCCTGGTGTCTAACTTATGGGCCGCGTGGCTAGGTGGTGAGTCGCAATATTTCCCTACTTCAGCTATGGGATGTCTGTCGGTTGAGCTTGAAAGCGGGACTCAGCAAGCCCGAAAGGTGATCTTTTGCAGCCCGGATGACACTGACTCCTGAGTTTAAATCGTTAATATTACTGGAAGTCCATAGGAAAAATGGCTAGCATTGCGGTTTTATGACGTTTGCGTGACAGTTGCCGTGGAACAATCAAAAGCAGAAAAAGCTAATTTCTTCAGGATAATGTGGGTGATCGTCATTTCGATCGCTTCAACAGGGAAGTATTCATTACTGACGCTGTACCACGCTTTATTCTCTAAGAAAAATCCAGAGTCATTACGACCCAAGGTTGATCGTGTTATACATCGCTGGGGACAGAGCCTCGTCAAGCGGGTTAAACTCAAGTGGACAGTAAAGGGAGATTTCGAATCTCAGGTTGAGGAGGGGCGTCGAGTTATTATTCTGGCCAACCACTCCAGCGCTTACGATATTCCTTTAATTTTTGCTGCCTTACCGGGCAGTATTCGTATGATCTCAAAAAAAGAACTGTTTAAAGTTCCATTGCTGTCCAGTGCTATGAAAGCTGCTGAAATTTTATCGGTTGACCGGCAAAATCGTCAGCAGGCGATAAAAGATCTGGCCGTGGCAAAGGAAAAAATGGAAAGCGGTATCCGAATCTGTATGTTCCCAGAAGGTACACGGTCCAAAACAGGAAAACTTATACCTCTGAAAAAAGGAGCTATACGTTTAGCGATTGATACCAATGCCCTGATAATTCCTGTGGCGATTCAGGATATCTATAAGGTGTTACCTAACAAGAAATGGTTGCATATGCGGTTGAACCAGGAAGTCACTTTGAATATCGGGAAAGCGATCGACTGTAGAAACTTTGGGGTTGAACAGCGCAATGAACTAAGAGATTTAGTGTATAATTCTCTAGATACACTGCTAAGGGAGGAAGTGTCATGAGCGAACCCAGTATTTATCAGCAGGCAGAAGTTGAATTGTCCAGCATTTCGGATTTTATTCGTTTTGCAGCGACACAGTTCCATCAATCAGACTTGTACTTTGGTCATGGAACGGATAATCCTTGGGATGAGGCTGTGGCTGTGGTTCTGCAGATGCTCGATTTACCGTCCGATTATCCGCAAAGTATGCTAGATGCCAGGGTTTTGAGTGAAGAAAAAAAGCACTTGATACATGCCATTGAAACCCGAGTGACTCAGCGTAAACCGCTGGCCTATATCACCAATAAGGCCTATTTTGCTGGCCTTGAATTTTACATTGATGAGC
This window harbors:
- a CDS encoding lysophospholipid acyltransferase family protein; translation: MEQSKAEKANFFRIMWVIVISIASTGKYSLLTLYHALFSKKNPESLRPKVDRVIHRWGQSLVKRVKLKWTVKGDFESQVEEGRRVIILANHSSAYDIPLIFAALPGSIRMISKKELFKVPLLSSAMKAAEILSVDRQNRQQAIKDLAVAKEKMESGIRICMFPEGTRSKTGKLIPLKKGAIRLAIDTNALIIPVAIQDIYKVLPNKKWLHMRLNQEVTLNIGKAIDCRNFGVEQRNELRDLVYNSLDTLLREEVS